In Symmachiella dynata, the following are encoded in one genomic region:
- a CDS encoding NINE protein: protein MSTPATHGDTHLKTIGYILWIFGFTGAHRFYYGKQITGTIWFFTGGLFLIGWIVDLFLIPGMDRQADFRFQSGKLDYTLAWIFLTFLGLFGVHRFYMEKWITGIIYLISGGLFGLGWLYDLWTLNKQVDEINRAVV from the coding sequence ATGTCCACCCCCGCCACGCACGGCGACACACATTTGAAGACCATTGGCTACATTCTGTGGATTTTTGGATTCACCGGCGCGCATCGGTTTTATTACGGCAAGCAAATCACCGGCACGATCTGGTTTTTCACGGGCGGACTGTTTTTGATCGGTTGGATCGTCGACCTGTTTCTAATCCCAGGTATGGATCGGCAAGCGGACTTTCGTTTTCAGTCGGGAAAGCTGGACTACACGCTGGCATGGATTTTCCTCACATTCCTGGGCCTGTTCGGCGTGCACCGGTTCTACATGGAGAAATGGATCACCGGGATCATCTACCTGATATCGGGCGGATTGTTTGGTCTTGGCTGGCTGTATGATTTATGGACGCTGAACAAACAAGTCGACGAGATCAACCGCGCAGTAGTTTGA
- a CDS encoding YCF48-related protein, translating into MLRNLWSIAFVCAFGACISTSAVAEEPVGTINTAAPQPAPVEEDAQLHDVQFLNAKLGWAVGEHGVIWHTTDGGQQWRLQRSGVSFALRSVCFLTDQIGWAAGGGTIPYTQQSRGVVVKTTDGGQNWQVVNESAIPQIYTIKFFGLKAGVIAGDTDPNSPAGISITADGGKTWTAATGLRVRGWRAGDFRAVDRGLVSGKLGRIAVVTEGNVNPNLMTDLGLPGLHAVKFGVASRAWAVGDGGMVRTTINGGVSWKGPATPLPAEIRNTFDFRALAVRGDKIWIAGRPGSVIWHSPDGGKSWQRQLTGETTPITALSFSSETDGAAVGALGMILTTKDGGQTWQASRGGQRRAALLSLFTRQDQISVNFQAQLAGEQGYRSVVSLVPRVDSGPGSEQTDLDARMHEAVVKAGGSAGDIYWRLPLDVPGLGKNSRRLWSEWMTITENRLPDILVGQLVTELRMWRPDVVVINQPADDDAVGHVLYKAVAKAVQAAADPTLFSAQRELNNLQPWQVKKIYARLPDGSTGEAHIDPHQFLPQFRQSTHMATAGAYGRLSKVQDRSARREAYRLLKDCDIPPAGSKEARIPRGAFFGGIHLSPGGPARRQLMATTDDMGIERKIAQKQKQSRAYLDQFMDDPRMASQLPGQLNDFVNGLTDAEMALQLAELITVYRNMGDWDLAETVATVLVEKFPNEPPAHEAMQWLLQLWTSSEVAWRRAREAEAGHERISGDQQRIADQLRLPQRNRQRQRFDQLDSQSKQSVLSDIRLVLEATQANHERSGSLSRAQTVRGMDARKNDFAENLVRLTTRLNELDNVPNDTPQLQLAGGIENAAAEGVQQVQNTESRVSQFRMEERIKEWHTHATRMGKLMSEANPELFNDPRTQFPLASLYRRRGLPGEADRIYRHFRQLTSDDPWSLSGGSEIWFSAPRVHPPKPYSLCVYTAQRPVLDGVLADSCWETAQEIPLNDGTDRDARSADRPFALLAYDAQFLYFAASFPREPDTPDDRPVNEGRTYDADLSHFDRVQLLLDVDRDHATYFTFAFDQRGWTADACWNDATWNPKYFVQAGGDKKSWRVEVAIPWTELVPQPPSRNDVWNVGIIRTIPAVGIHSWTHPASDTPRPETFGMLKFD; encoded by the coding sequence ATGCTGCGAAATCTTTGGTCGATCGCTTTTGTTTGCGCCTTCGGAGCGTGCATTTCCACCAGTGCCGTTGCGGAGGAACCAGTCGGTACAATCAATACCGCTGCGCCGCAACCGGCGCCGGTCGAGGAAGACGCACAGCTGCATGATGTGCAGTTTTTGAATGCAAAACTAGGCTGGGCTGTGGGCGAGCATGGCGTGATTTGGCACACGACCGATGGAGGCCAACAGTGGCGACTCCAGCGGAGCGGCGTTTCGTTTGCGTTGCGGTCGGTTTGCTTTTTGACCGACCAAATCGGCTGGGCGGCCGGGGGGGGCACGATCCCATATACACAACAAAGTCGCGGCGTGGTCGTAAAGACGACCGATGGTGGCCAGAACTGGCAGGTGGTTAACGAGTCGGCGATTCCACAGATTTACACAATAAAATTTTTCGGCCTCAAAGCAGGCGTGATTGCGGGGGACACCGATCCGAATTCGCCGGCGGGGATTTCTATCACCGCTGATGGGGGAAAAACCTGGACTGCGGCGACGGGATTGCGCGTCCGTGGTTGGCGTGCGGGCGATTTCCGTGCGGTCGACCGGGGACTGGTCTCCGGAAAGCTCGGGCGCATCGCTGTTGTTACCGAAGGAAATGTCAATCCAAACCTGATGACCGATTTGGGGCTGCCCGGTTTGCATGCCGTCAAATTCGGTGTGGCCAGCCGTGCTTGGGCGGTGGGCGATGGTGGCATGGTGCGGACAACGATTAACGGCGGTGTTTCCTGGAAGGGACCGGCGACACCCCTGCCGGCGGAGATTCGCAATACGTTTGATTTCCGCGCCTTGGCGGTTCGCGGCGACAAGATCTGGATCGCCGGTCGTCCGGGAAGTGTAATTTGGCATTCGCCCGATGGCGGCAAAAGTTGGCAACGGCAACTCACCGGCGAGACGACGCCGATCACGGCGCTCTCCTTCTCATCAGAAACCGACGGGGCCGCTGTCGGCGCACTGGGCATGATACTCACGACCAAGGATGGCGGACAGACGTGGCAAGCCAGTCGCGGCGGGCAACGTCGCGCCGCTTTGTTGTCGCTGTTCACGCGACAGGATCAGATTTCCGTAAACTTCCAAGCGCAACTGGCCGGTGAACAGGGTTATCGCAGTGTCGTTTCGCTGGTCCCACGCGTTGATTCCGGTCCAGGTAGCGAACAAACCGATCTCGATGCCCGCATGCACGAAGCGGTCGTCAAGGCGGGAGGATCGGCTGGTGATATCTATTGGCGGTTGCCGCTTGATGTCCCGGGGCTCGGTAAAAATTCGCGGCGCTTATGGTCCGAATGGATGACGATCACCGAAAACAGACTCCCCGACATTTTGGTCGGACAATTGGTGACGGAATTGCGTATGTGGCGACCCGATGTGGTGGTCATCAACCAACCGGCGGACGACGATGCCGTCGGGCACGTCTTGTACAAGGCCGTCGCCAAAGCAGTCCAAGCGGCGGCCGATCCGACGCTGTTCAGCGCGCAGCGCGAGTTGAACAATCTCCAACCGTGGCAGGTGAAAAAGATCTATGCGCGCTTGCCCGACGGGAGCACCGGCGAAGCCCATATTGATCCGCATCAATTTCTGCCGCAGTTTCGGCAATCAACCCACATGGCGACCGCAGGTGCCTACGGGCGATTGTCGAAAGTGCAAGACCGCAGCGCGCGACGCGAGGCCTATCGGTTGCTCAAAGATTGTGACATTCCCCCGGCTGGCAGCAAGGAAGCAAGGATTCCCCGCGGTGCGTTCTTTGGTGGCATCCACCTCAGTCCTGGAGGACCGGCGCGGCGACAACTCATGGCAACGACGGATGACATGGGAATTGAACGTAAGATCGCGCAAAAACAAAAGCAATCGCGGGCCTATCTCGATCAATTCATGGATGATCCGCGGATGGCGAGTCAGTTGCCGGGCCAATTGAACGATTTTGTCAACGGTCTGACTGATGCGGAAATGGCGCTGCAGTTGGCCGAGTTGATCACGGTTTATCGCAACATGGGAGATTGGGATCTGGCGGAAACCGTAGCGACGGTCCTGGTCGAAAAATTTCCCAACGAACCTCCCGCACACGAAGCGATGCAATGGTTATTACAGTTATGGACCAGTTCGGAAGTCGCCTGGCGCCGCGCCCGTGAGGCGGAAGCAGGGCATGAGCGGATTAGCGGCGACCAGCAGCGCATCGCCGACCAGTTACGGCTTCCGCAACGCAATCGGCAGCGTCAGCGATTTGATCAACTCGATTCGCAATCTAAGCAGAGTGTGCTTTCCGATATTCGCTTGGTGTTGGAGGCGACTCAGGCAAATCACGAACGCTCCGGCAGCCTCTCGCGGGCGCAGACGGTCCGGGGTATGGACGCACGTAAAAACGACTTCGCTGAAAACCTCGTGCGACTGACCACGCGCTTGAATGAACTGGATAATGTTCCCAACGACACTCCGCAACTTCAATTGGCCGGCGGAATTGAGAACGCTGCCGCTGAAGGCGTGCAGCAGGTTCAAAATACGGAATCGCGTGTTTCTCAATTCCGCATGGAGGAACGCATCAAAGAATGGCACACACATGCCACACGGATGGGCAAGTTGATGAGCGAGGCGAATCCCGAATTGTTCAACGATCCGCGTACGCAGTTTCCACTGGCCTCACTGTACCGGCGGCGGGGCTTGCCGGGCGAAGCAGATCGCATCTATCGGCATTTCCGCCAATTGACATCCGACGATCCTTGGTCGCTCAGCGGTGGCAGCGAAATCTGGTTTTCCGCTCCACGCGTGCATCCGCCCAAACCCTATAGTTTATGCGTCTATACCGCCCAGCGTCCGGTGCTGGATGGCGTTCTCGCGGACAGCTGTTGGGAAACCGCTCAGGAAATTCCCCTCAACGATGGGACCGATCGCGACGCACGCAGCGCCGACCGGCCATTTGCCTTGTTGGCCTACGATGCACAATTCCTGTATTTCGCTGCCAGTTTCCCCCGCGAACCGGATACGCCGGATGACCGGCCGGTGAACGAGGGCCGCACGTACGACGCCGATTTGTCGCACTTCGATCGCGTGCAACTGTTGTTGGATGTCGACCGCGATCACGCGACCTATTTCACCTTCGCATTCGATCAACGCGGTTGGACGGCCGATGCGTGTTGGAACGATGCGACTTGGAATCCCAAGTATTTTGTGCAGGCAGGCGGCGACAAGAAAAGTTGGCGCGTCGAAGTCGCCATCCCCTGGACCGAGCTTGTCCCGCAACCGCCGAGTCGCAATGATGTCTGGAACGTGGGGATCATCCGCACCATTCCCGCCGTAGGAATCCACAGTTGGACGCACCCCGCCTCCGACACCCCCCGGCCCGAGACGTTCGGCATGTTAAAATTCGACTAA
- a CDS encoding ATP-grasp domain-containing protein, producing the protein MRNTYQHWCLPIGPYLATYQTTVDDGVLPQENHLMRILITAARAPVVLDIMRHLTRHGHEVLLTDSRAFPLSRFSRLKCKYFRTSSPGSDPARYRREIRELAERESVDVVLPTFEEVMHLSEGIEEFDGTTRVFCDHFEKIREIHNKFTFIDIARNAGMSVPDTYLLDGPEALQDFADCSTEFVFKPVYSRFGEQVLLGPDAKRFTEVTPSAQCPWVAQEFLDGDLFCSFGIAHQGHLRLHSAYQPTCYAGRAGILFNSAQEKDILRQVQQLVKHIDFTGFISFDFIRDRQGRFHVIECNPRSTSGVHFLNATDEANGIDSGTSLSRAILEPDGPLIEASANQTRMLGFAMAIYGWNKKNHAYGTLPVWQGLTAASDVVFSWKDPLPGVAAPIMLAETMISAVANGVKLTRSGTYDHEWNDFRTETLASV; encoded by the coding sequence ATGAGGAATACTTATCAACATTGGTGCCTCCCAATCGGCCCCTATTTGGCCACCTACCAAACCACCGTCGATGACGGCGTCCTTCCCCAGGAAAACCATCTGATGCGAATCCTCATCACCGCAGCTCGCGCTCCCGTCGTTTTGGACATCATGCGTCATCTGACTCGGCATGGGCACGAAGTATTGCTGACTGACAGTCGTGCATTTCCGTTGTCGCGGTTTTCACGCCTCAAATGCAAATACTTCCGAACAAGCTCACCGGGAAGCGATCCGGCGCGCTACCGTCGAGAAATCCGCGAACTGGCTGAGCGGGAATCTGTGGATGTGGTTTTGCCGACTTTTGAAGAAGTCATGCATCTGTCAGAAGGCATCGAAGAATTCGACGGAACAACGCGTGTGTTTTGCGATCACTTTGAGAAGATCCGCGAAATTCATAACAAATTCACCTTCATCGATATCGCCCGCAATGCCGGCATGTCGGTTCCGGATACGTATCTGCTCGATGGGCCGGAGGCTCTACAAGACTTTGCCGACTGCTCGACGGAATTTGTGTTCAAACCTGTCTATTCGCGGTTCGGAGAACAAGTCCTCTTAGGCCCCGACGCCAAACGTTTTACCGAAGTCACTCCCTCGGCGCAATGTCCGTGGGTGGCTCAGGAGTTTCTCGACGGCGATTTGTTCTGTTCGTTCGGCATTGCCCATCAAGGGCACTTGCGGTTGCACTCCGCCTATCAACCGACTTGCTACGCCGGTCGAGCAGGCATCTTGTTCAACAGCGCTCAAGAGAAGGACATCCTCCGGCAAGTCCAACAGTTGGTGAAACATATTGATTTCACCGGGTTCATTTCGTTTGACTTCATTCGCGATCGCCAGGGACGATTCCACGTGATCGAATGCAACCCCCGCTCGACCAGCGGTGTGCATTTCTTAAATGCCACGGATGAAGCAAACGGTATAGACAGTGGTACGTCGCTCAGCCGCGCTATTCTTGAACCGGATGGACCGTTGATTGAAGCTTCGGCCAATCAAACGCGCATGTTGGGCTTTGCCATGGCGATTTATGGCTGGAACAAAAAGAATCACGCTTACGGCACGTTGCCGGTCTGGCAGGGACTGACCGCTGCCAGCGACGTGGTGTTCTCTTGGAAAGACCCGCTGCCCGGCGTGGCTGCTCCCATCATGTTGGCCGAGACGATGATCTCCGCTGTGGCCAACGGCGTGAAGCTGACCCGTTCCGGGACGTACGATCATGAATGGAACGATTTCCGCACAGAAACCTTGGCGAGCGTTTGA
- a CDS encoding SRPBCC family protein → MSSPIRFTCKNVLPDTPDEIAAHILELSNWPDFTGYGLLPGIKQAEFEIRTPEVVGTRIRATNCDGSSHTEEIIVWDLPRRLQLRMQDFSAPVSRIASHFDEFWEFAPANNGTQVTRTMELHAKSALTRPLLWLISKLLKRAIARHLCQLREGG, encoded by the coding sequence GTGAGCTCTCCAATTCGTTTTACATGCAAAAACGTATTGCCGGACACGCCTGACGAAATCGCGGCTCACATTCTCGAATTGTCCAATTGGCCCGATTTCACTGGATACGGCCTGTTGCCGGGGATCAAGCAGGCGGAGTTTGAAATCCGTACGCCGGAAGTTGTCGGCACACGTATTCGCGCGACCAATTGCGACGGATCGAGCCACACCGAAGAGATCATCGTCTGGGACCTACCCAGGCGGTTGCAACTCCGCATGCAGGATTTCTCCGCCCCCGTCTCACGCATTGCCAGCCATTTCGATGAGTTCTGGGAGTTCGCTCCCGCCAACAACGGGACCCAAGTCACGCGCACAATGGAGCTACATGCCAAGTCGGCACTGACGCGCCCTCTATTGTGGCTGATCTCGAAGCTCCTCAAACGCGCCATCGCCCGGCATTTGTGCCAGTTGCGTGAGGGCGGTTGA
- a CDS encoding metallophosphoesterase → MIEKTARKTQIQRRAFLRDGSLLLCGASLGGALPRRLFADKTEAAQPLRIGLVTDLHYADKPHAGSRYYRQSLDKLAEAGDEFQKQKLDFVVELGDLIDAADSVETELGYLTRINRDFSKTCKTRHYVLGNHCVQTLKKEEFLAAVEQPKSYYSFDAGNFHFVVLDACFRSDGEPYGRNNFKWTDPNIPAAELEWLKADLDKTTKPTIVFGHQRLDVSNNHGVKNAVAVRKLFEDSQKVLAVFQGHSHKNDYHQIGGIHYCTMVAMVEGTGPENNGFSTMALSGDGTIKITGFRKQDRYEWSA, encoded by the coding sequence ATGATTGAAAAAACCGCACGCAAAACACAAATCCAGCGACGGGCATTTCTGCGCGATGGCTCGCTGCTGTTGTGTGGGGCGAGTCTCGGTGGCGCGTTGCCGCGTCGTCTGTTTGCCGACAAGACGGAGGCTGCACAGCCGCTGCGGATCGGATTGGTCACAGATCTGCATTACGCAGACAAGCCGCATGCCGGGTCGCGATATTATCGGCAGAGCTTAGACAAATTGGCCGAAGCGGGGGACGAGTTTCAGAAACAGAAACTCGATTTTGTTGTCGAACTGGGCGATCTGATCGACGCAGCCGACTCGGTGGAGACCGAACTGGGATATCTCACACGCATCAACCGCGATTTTTCAAAAACCTGCAAGACACGGCACTACGTGTTGGGCAATCACTGCGTGCAGACGTTGAAAAAAGAGGAATTCCTGGCGGCGGTCGAACAACCGAAATCGTACTATTCGTTCGATGCGGGGAATTTCCATTTCGTTGTGCTGGACGCTTGTTTTCGCAGTGATGGCGAACCGTACGGCCGGAATAATTTCAAGTGGACTGACCCCAATATCCCCGCAGCGGAATTGGAATGGCTCAAAGCGGATCTCGACAAGACGACCAAGCCGACCATCGTGTTTGGCCATCAACGGCTGGATGTCAGCAACAATCATGGCGTTAAAAACGCCGTCGCCGTCCGCAAGCTTTTTGAAGACTCCCAAAAAGTGTTGGCTGTCTTTCAGGGGCATAGCCACAAAAACGACTATCACCAAATCGGCGGGATCCACTACTGCACGATGGTCGCCATGGTCGAAGGGACGGGACCGGAGAATAACGGGTTTTCCACAATGGCTCTCTCGGGCGACGGCACAATCAAGATTACGGGATTTCGCAAACAAGACCGCTACGAATGGTCGGCGTAA
- a CDS encoding DUF6677 family protein has product MAETPQIQLRDPRVAAILAFLVPGLGHFYQRRTFKGVLYSVCILGTFFTGMYLSDWTVVYINWGKKDRIIPQACQVWNGLAFLPAVIQARRVDKIADPRILNEPAAGQFSGKLSDVTSSVELDGHIAGELQIEPVGTGFGRGYSGTFKGMFAGKHPIQGTVDGGSIDPKIAPFRERRLTFDLKGTVDFDGQDLEFNGLASGGLKRSIADWYAAPLHDDSRIYSPTDLETANNELGRYFELGTLYTMIAGLLNVLAIYDAYEGPAYGDGEDDDEESDKDVKSDKEPETPAQAK; this is encoded by the coding sequence ATGGCCGAAACCCCACAAATTCAGTTGCGAGATCCTCGCGTTGCCGCCATTTTGGCGTTTTTAGTCCCCGGTTTGGGACACTTCTACCAGCGGCGGACCTTTAAGGGCGTGCTCTATTCGGTCTGCATCTTGGGGACGTTTTTTACCGGGATGTACCTGTCCGATTGGACCGTTGTTTACATCAACTGGGGCAAGAAGGACCGCATTATTCCGCAGGCCTGTCAGGTCTGGAACGGACTGGCGTTTTTGCCGGCTGTGATCCAAGCGCGACGCGTAGATAAAATCGCGGATCCCCGGATCTTGAATGAACCGGCAGCAGGGCAATTTTCAGGGAAATTGAGCGACGTCACCAGCAGTGTCGAATTGGATGGGCATATCGCTGGGGAACTACAAATCGAACCGGTGGGAACCGGTTTTGGACGTGGGTACTCCGGAACATTCAAAGGCATGTTTGCCGGCAAGCACCCCATTCAAGGAACGGTGGATGGCGGAAGCATCGACCCCAAGATCGCCCCATTCCGCGAGAGACGGCTCACCTTTGACCTAAAAGGGACCGTCGATTTTGATGGACAGGATTTGGAATTCAATGGGTTGGCCTCAGGCGGATTGAAGCGGTCAATCGCCGATTGGTATGCCGCTCCGCTGCACGATGATAGTCGGATCTATTCTCCCACCGATTTAGAAACGGCAAACAACGAACTCGGCCGGTATTTCGAATTGGGAACTCTCTATACAATGATCGCCGGCTTGCTCAATGTCCTAGCGATTTACGACGCCTACGAAGGCCCTGCCTACGGCGACGGTGAAGACGACGACGAAGAATCTGACAAGGACGTGAAATCGGACAAGGAACCGGAAACCCCCGCGCAAGCGAAGTAG
- the aroF gene encoding 3-deoxy-7-phosphoheptulonate synthase: MIVVMKMGATPAMVERMTRRIEDLGLKAHVIIGTERTVIAAVGDKRDGEQETLESCDEVDKVVPILAPYKVASRETRAEPTCVTALDLKIGGGHIGVIAGPCSVESEEQLLTSARAVKAAGATGLRGGAFKPRTSPYAFQGLKEDGLKLLAAARDETGLAVVTEIMTPGHIDLLVKYADVLQIGARNMQNYHLLQAVGDAGKPVVLKRGPSATMDEFLLAAEYILDRGNSQVVLCERGVRTFETHTRFTLPLASVPYLQQRTHLPVLIDPSHGTGIASLVPPMAAAAVAVGCDGLMVEVHPEPSKALSDGAQSLTPNVFAEMMETCRTVASSLGKHLG, translated from the coding sequence GTGATTGTTGTCATGAAAATGGGCGCCACCCCCGCCATGGTGGAACGGATGACTCGACGGATCGAAGACCTCGGGCTCAAAGCTCACGTGATCATCGGAACCGAACGGACAGTGATCGCCGCCGTTGGGGATAAGCGGGACGGTGAGCAGGAGACCCTGGAGTCCTGTGATGAGGTCGACAAAGTCGTGCCGATTTTGGCTCCGTACAAAGTCGCCAGTCGCGAAACGCGTGCCGAGCCGACTTGTGTCACCGCGTTGGATCTCAAAATTGGGGGCGGCCACATTGGTGTGATCGCTGGGCCGTGCTCGGTGGAAAGCGAAGAACAATTACTGACTTCGGCACGGGCGGTCAAAGCGGCCGGGGCGACGGGACTCCGAGGCGGCGCCTTCAAACCCCGCACCAGTCCCTATGCGTTCCAAGGGTTGAAAGAAGACGGCCTAAAGTTACTTGCGGCCGCTCGGGATGAAACGGGACTGGCTGTGGTGACGGAAATCATGACGCCCGGGCATATCGATTTGCTAGTCAAATATGCCGACGTGCTGCAAATCGGCGCCCGAAATATGCAAAACTATCACTTGCTGCAAGCGGTCGGCGATGCGGGGAAACCGGTCGTATTGAAACGCGGTCCCTCAGCCACGATGGACGAATTCTTGTTGGCGGCTGAATACATTTTGGATCGTGGGAACTCGCAAGTCGTATTGTGCGAGCGGGGCGTGCGGACATTCGAGACGCATACTCGCTTCACGTTGCCGTTGGCCAGCGTTCCCTATCTACAACAACGGACACATTTGCCGGTGCTCATCGACCCCAGCCATGGAACCGGGATTGCGTCGTTAGTCCCACCGATGGCTGCCGCGGCTGTTGCGGTCGGATGCGACGGGCTGATGGTGGAAGTCCATCCCGAGCCGTCGAAGGCGCTCAGCGATGGCGCGCAATCGCTCACGCCGAACGTGTTCGCTGAAATGATGGAGACCTGCCGCACGGTGGCCTCGTCGCTTGGTAAACACCTGGGGTGA
- a CDS encoding NAD-dependent epimerase/dehydratase family protein codes for MKALVTGGGGFLGLYITEQLVTRGEDVRVFCRGDYPRLNELGVEVQRGDIRDSAAVAAACAGMDVVFHTAAIPGVWGPWSQYYEINTLGTEHVIAGCQQQGVPKLVYTSSPSVVFGSTSHENADESLPYPTEYACHYPHTKALAEQAVLAANGQRGLATCALRPHLIWGPRDNHLVPRLIQRARSGRLRRVGDGSNLVSMTYVENTAHAHLQAADALNADSAVAGQAYFINEPEPVNLWQWIDQLLALVDLPPVKRSVSTKTALRIGGALETVYRLLHLPGEPPMTRFLAAQLSCSHYYSVEKARRDFGYAPQVTFPEAMQRLQRDLAARA; via the coding sequence ATGAAGGCATTGGTCACCGGCGGCGGAGGTTTTCTCGGCCTGTACATCACAGAGCAACTCGTCACTCGTGGGGAAGACGTGCGCGTTTTTTGTCGCGGCGACTATCCACGATTGAATGAGTTGGGCGTCGAAGTGCAGCGCGGAGATATCCGCGATTCCGCAGCAGTCGCCGCCGCTTGTGCGGGAATGGATGTCGTCTTCCACACCGCCGCCATACCGGGTGTGTGGGGACCCTGGTCGCAATATTACGAAATCAACACCCTCGGCACCGAACATGTCATCGCCGGCTGCCAGCAGCAGGGCGTCCCCAAGCTAGTCTACACCAGTTCACCCAGCGTGGTTTTTGGCAGCACGTCTCACGAAAACGCCGACGAATCGTTGCCGTACCCCACCGAGTACGCTTGCCATTATCCGCACACCAAGGCACTTGCCGAACAAGCGGTCTTGGCCGCCAATGGCCAGCGGGGGTTGGCGACCTGCGCGCTGCGACCGCATCTCATATGGGGGCCGCGCGATAATCATCTTGTTCCAAGATTGATCCAACGCGCACGTTCCGGCCGATTGCGGCGCGTGGGAGACGGGAGCAACCTCGTCTCGATGACCTACGTCGAAAACACAGCGCATGCGCACCTGCAAGCGGCCGACGCGCTCAATGCAGACTCCGCCGTCGCTGGGCAAGCGTATTTCATCAACGAGCCGGAGCCGGTGAATTTGTGGCAATGGATCGATCAATTGCTGGCACTGGTAGACCTCCCGCCGGTGAAACGCTCCGTTTCCACAAAAACAGCCCTGCGTATCGGCGGCGCTTTGGAAACGGTCTATCGCCTGCTGCACTTGCCGGGCGAGCCGCCGATGACGCGGTTTTTAGCGGCCCAATTGAGCTGTTCGCACTATTATTCCGTCGAAAAAGCTCGCCGGGACTTCGGCTATGCCCCGCAGGTGACCTTTCCAGAAGCGATGCAGCGGCTGCAACGCGATTTGGCTGCCCGCGCTTAA